From Pempheris klunzingeri isolate RE-2024b chromosome 18, fPemKlu1.hap1, whole genome shotgun sequence, a single genomic window includes:
- the armc1l gene encoding armadillo repeat containing 1, like, translating to MMDALSVVSQLRDLASEPQNREVIVRDQGCLPGLVLFLDHENPEVLFATLQTLRYLAELSSNIPTMKNELGMMVSLENLIERKGLSVDITALAQEVFDILSAPANPAPHTPVRESRKKPQFFINTSNKKAKCVTLHIQGLDSTDQRGLCEEALLKVRGVISFTFQMASKRCTVRIRSDLSTESLASAIAATKVLSAQQVVKNEAGEEVFIPLNPSGVEVQQNSALPDYLPEEESPETEVDRAISRTTAKEDSNGSWLNAAASFLTKTFYW from the exons ATGATGGATGCCCTGTCGGTGGTGAGTCAGCTGCGGGATCTGGCCTCTGAGCCGCAGAACCGAGAGGTGATCGTTCGAGACCAGGGCTGTCTCCCCGGCCTGGTGCTCTTCCTGGACCACGAGAACCCAGAGGTGCTATTTGCAACTCTTCAG ACCCTGCGCTACTTGGCCGAGTTGTCCTCCAACATCCCCACCATGAAGAATGAACTGGGCATGATGGTGAGCTTAGAGAATCTAATTGAGAG AAAAGGGCTGTCTGTCGACATCACAGCCTTGGCCCAGGAGGTGTTTGATATTCTGAGTGCACCTGCTAATcctgcaccacacacacctgtgagggaaagcagaaaaaaacccCAGTTCTTTATCAACACCTCCAACAAGAAGGCCAAGTGTGTCACTCTGCACATCCAGGGGCTGGACAGCACT GACCAGCGAGGCTTGTGTGAAGAGGCTCTCCTGAAGGTCAGAGGGGTGATCAGCTTCACCTTCCAGATGGCTTCCAAGAGATGCACCGTCCGCATCCGCTCAGACCTGTCCACGGag AGTTTGGCATCGGCCATTGCTGCTACCAAAGTGTTGTCAGCCCAACAGGTGGTGAAGAATGAGGCAGGAGAAGAG GTTTTTATCCCGCTGAACCCATCAGGAGTGGAAGTGCAGCAAAACTCCGCTCTACCAGACTACCTCCCAGAGGAGGAGAGCCCGGAGACGGAGGTCGACCGAGCAATTTCCCGCACGACAGCTAAAGAAGATTCTAACGGGAGCTGGCTCAACGCTGCCGCCAGTTTCCTCACTAAAACGTTCTACTGGTGA
- the mtfr2 gene encoding mitochondrial fission regulator 2, which translates to MSLIEDILDVLHVVLEYFGVPPDMLVPVWDSQLCGQYRSIVRMIGTNLPLAPTPRVHFQVPLFTYRPHGYVDITVDTPAVPSFADVQWVFEDEGESFAKTRNHLPPKKRCTINQEARNPGVPRKHAQRGGSAVKQTADPEALRKITALESELLKLRAQIAMIVTACPASGLTASQNPPGTPLMSPPPPPGLTSTPRCAAPPPPPPPPPPPPLPPPALCANSCSETLSVLELIRQRKKNDKGLDKGQLKPQDSGLSRGLAGIPSMLDVLKDLTQVKLRSVERSPGGTPVRRRRSKGGAPSLSDPAALIAEALKRKFAQHRHNNSSDKENSLELSPFGSPETPKVPVHTRRSQGRLHL; encoded by the exons ATGTCTTTAATAGAGGATATTTTGGACGTGCTGCACGTTGTCCTGGAGTACTTTGGAGTGCCTCCAGATATG CTGGTTCCGGTGTGGGACAGTCAGCTGTGCGGTCAGTATCGCAGCATCGTGCGGATGATTGGGACCAACCTTCCACTGGCCCCTACACCACGTGTCCACTTTCAG GTCCCTCTGTTCACCTATCGGCCTCACGGTTATGTCGACATCACTGTGGATACGCCCGCCGTCCCCTCATTCGCTGACGTCCAGTGGGTGTTTGAGGACGAGGGGGAAAGCTTTGCCAAGACCag GAACCATTTACCTCCAAAGAAGAGATGTACTATAAATCAGGAAGCAAGAAACCCAGGAGTGCCCCGGAAACATGCCCAGCGAGGAGGCAGTGCTGTAAAGCAGACAGCTGATCCAGAGGCCTTGAGGAAGATCACGGCGCTGGAGAGCGAGCTGCTCAAATTACGAGCTCAGATTGCCATGATTGTCACTGCCTGTCCAGCCTCAG GTCTGACTGCATCCCAGAATCCTCCAGGCACACCTTTAATgtctcctccccctccgcctGGCCTCACCTCCACGCCACGCTGTgctgctccaccaccaccaccaccacctcctcctcctcctcctcttcctcctcctgctctttgtGCTAACTCCTGCTCTGAGACTTTGTCTGTATTAGAGCTGATCCGCCAGCGCAAGAAGAACGACAAAGGCCTTGATAAGGGTCAGCTCAAGCCCCAGGACTCAGGCCTCAGCAGGGGTCTGGCAGGGATCCCATCTATGCTGGATGTCCTCAAGGACTTAACTCAAGTTAAACTGCGTTCAGTGGAAAG aTCACCCGGGGGCACACCAGTAAGAAGGAGACGCAGTAAGGGAGGTGCACCATCGCTCAGTGATCCAGCGGCTCTGATCGCTGAAGCACTAAAGAGAAAGTTCGCCCAGCATCGCCATAACAATTCCTCTGACAAAGAGAATTCACTGGAACTCTCGCCATTTGGCAGTCCAGAAACACCCAAG GTTCCTGTCCACACGAGACGCAGTCAGGGACGCCTCCACCTCTGA